A single region of the Dryobates pubescens isolate bDryPub1 chromosome 11, bDryPub1.pri, whole genome shotgun sequence genome encodes:
- the TMEM275 gene encoding transmembrane protein 275 — MFSEKSSASLTQKPVQKKTRPQGLPSPALCCACGLCIMLAGINITLVGAFAFGTFLPVNNPPIIIGPILLVVAFTFFGACCICSRRPPAHGARKSKPGSNIGLIKPGNTAFEIETSEHTVQDTTAVQLSPTNSPVSSKKSTPVHESAKTCKLFTMEGNGPVAKYTPGGETVQLNLPRDLAAS, encoded by the coding sequence ATGTTCAGTGAAAAGAGCAGTGCCTCTTTGACCCAGAAACCCGTCCAGAAAAAGACGCGACCTCAGGgcctcccctctcctgctctctgctgcgcTTGTGGACTCTGCATCATGTTAGCAGGGATCAACATCACTTTAGTGGGAGCATTTGCCTTTGGAACCTTCCTACCCGTGAACAACCCTCCCATCATCATTGGACCCATCCTGCTGGTGGTGGCCTTCACCTTCTTCGGCGCCTGCTGCATATGCAGCCGGAGGCCCCCAGCTCACGGGGCCAGGAAATCCAAGCCGGGTTCCAACATCGGCCTCATAAAGCCGGGCAACACGGCCTTCGAAATTGAGACCAGCGAGCACACGGTGCAGGACACCACTGCCGTTCAGCTGAGCCCCACAAACTCCCCTGTCTCCTCCAAAAAGTCCACGCCGGTTCACGAGAGCGCGAAGACCTGCAAGCTCTTCACCATGGAAGGCAACGGGCCGGTGGCTAAGTACACCCCGGGAGGAGAGACAGTACAGCTCAACTTGCCCAGGGACCTGGCTGCATCCTAA